One window from the genome of Natrialba magadii ATCC 43099 encodes:
- a CDS encoding PGF-CTERM-anchored ABC transporter substrate-binding protein, whose product MHVRRIGVVGIAVLVVIGFVSPLAAAGTVGTTGTTGTTGAAGAGPASTADATEPTCSFPVTVTDDTDTEIELESPPDSVVTLNPSAAQTMWEIGAEDQVVGTTQHAENLEGAEDRTSVSTESETIEHEIIVDLDPDLVLAPSSDYVSEDEEVETLREADVPVYYFDSAESIDDVRDRTHTIGSLVGECDGAAETVDWMDEELAIVEDALEGEERPDVLYTFFGFTAGEETFIHELIEAGGGTNVAAEAGITEYQQPTDEMILEQDPEWLILNTNSPDVPDAPAYDSTTAVEQNQTVTIEVNHLNRPGPRVVHAVTAMAETFHPEAYAEAVSDAETESETVADADNETETEADSDSTDDSDGIPGFGILPAGAALAALLTLLAVIRHGDRNL is encoded by the coding sequence ATGCACGTTCGGCGAATTGGCGTTGTGGGTATCGCAGTGCTCGTCGTGATCGGGTTCGTGAGTCCGCTGGCGGCGGCCGGAACAGTTGGAACGACCGGAACGACCGGAACGACCGGAGCGGCCGGAGCGGGACCAGCATCGACAGCCGATGCAACCGAGCCGACCTGCTCGTTCCCGGTGACCGTGACGGACGACACTGACACCGAGATCGAACTCGAGTCCCCTCCTGACTCGGTCGTGACGCTCAACCCGAGTGCGGCCCAGACGATGTGGGAAATTGGGGCCGAGGACCAGGTCGTCGGGACGACACAGCACGCTGAGAATCTCGAGGGTGCCGAGGATCGCACGAGCGTTTCGACGGAGTCCGAGACGATCGAACACGAGATTATCGTCGACCTCGATCCCGACCTCGTACTCGCGCCGAGCTCCGACTACGTCTCCGAGGACGAGGAAGTCGAGACGCTCCGCGAGGCTGACGTCCCTGTCTACTATTTCGACTCCGCAGAGTCGATCGACGACGTTCGCGATCGAACACACACTATCGGCTCGCTCGTCGGCGAGTGTGACGGTGCCGCCGAGACCGTCGACTGGATGGACGAGGAACTCGCCATCGTCGAGGACGCACTCGAGGGCGAGGAACGCCCGGACGTGCTCTACACCTTCTTCGGCTTCACGGCCGGCGAGGAGACGTTCATCCACGAACTGATCGAAGCCGGCGGCGGGACGAACGTCGCCGCAGAGGCGGGTATCACGGAGTACCAGCAGCCAACCGACGAGATGATCCTCGAACAGGATCCCGAGTGGCTGATTCTGAACACGAACTCGCCCGACGTGCCGGACGCACCGGCCTACGACTCTACGACTGCCGTCGAGCAGAACCAGACGGTGACGATCGAAGTCAACCACCTGAACCGGCCCGGGCCGCGCGTCGTCCACGCGGTGACGGCGATGGCCGAGACGTTCCACCCGGAGGCGTACGCTGAGGCGGTTTCTGACGCCGAAACGGAATCCGAGACGGTGGCTGACGCCGACAACGAGACCGAAACTGAAGCCGACTCCGACTCCACTGACGACTCGGACGGAATTCCCGGATTCGGCATCCTCCCCGCTGGCGCTGCACTCGCTGCCCTCCTCACCTTGCTCGCCGTGATCCGTCACGGTGATAGGAACCTATGA